A part of Caretta caretta isolate rCarCar2 chromosome 1, rCarCar1.hap1, whole genome shotgun sequence genomic DNA contains:
- the LOC125629982 gene encoding histone H1.11R-like, which yields MSETAPVAAPAVSAPGAKTSAKKPKKAAGGSKARKPPGPSVTELITKAVSASKERKGLSLAALKKVLAAGGYDVEKNNSRIKVGLKSLVSKGVLVQTKGTGASGSFKLNKKPGEIKEKAPKKKPAAKPKKAAAKKPASAAKKPKKAAVAKKSPKKVKKPAGSAVKKAAKSPKKVKAAKPKKTTKSPAKAVKPKAAKPKPTKAKTAKAKRAAPKK from the coding sequence ATGTCGGAAACGGCGCCTGTCGCAGCTCCTGCTGTCTCCGCTCCTGGGGCAAAAACCTCTGCTAAAAAACCGAAGAAGGCGGCAGGAGGCTCTAAAGCCCGCAAGCCTCCAGGTCCCAGCGTGACCGAGCTGATCACCAAGGCGGTGTCCGCTTCCAAGGAGCGCAAAGGGCTCTCCTTAGCTGCTCTTAAGAAGGTGCTGGCCGCCGGAGGGTACGATGTGGAGAAGAACAACAGCCGCATCAAGGTAGGATTAAAGAGCCTGGTGAGCAAAGGCGTTTTGGTGCAGACAAAAGGTACCGGTGCTTCTGGTTCTTTTAAACTCAACAAGAAGCCTGGTGAGATTAAGGAGAAGGCGCCGAAGAAAAAGCCAGCGGCAAAGCCTAAGAAGGCAGCTGCTAAGAAGCCCGCCAGCGCCGCCAAGAAACCCAAAAAGGCTGCAGTGGCGAAAAAGAGCCCGAAAAAAGTCAAGAAACCAGCGGGTTCTGCAGTGAAGAAAGCGGCCAAGAGTCCGAAAAAAGTGAAAGCCGCCAAGCCCAAGAAGACAACTAAAAGCCCGGCTAAGGCGGTGAAACCAAAAGCTGCCAAGCCCAAGCCAACAAAGGCCAAAACAGCGAAGGCGAAGAGGGCAGCACCCAAAAAGTAA
- the LOC125630016 gene encoding histone H4, with protein MSGRGKGGKGLGKGGAKRHRKVLRDNIQGITKPAIRRLARRGGVKRISGLIYEETRGVLKVFLENVIRDAVTYTEHAKRKTVTAMDVVYALKRQGRTLYGFGG; from the coding sequence ATGTCCGGTCGCGGTAAGGGGGGTAAAGGCTTGGGGAAGGGAGGTGCCAAGCGCCATCGTAAAGTGCTTCGGGATAACATCCAAGGTATTACTAAGCCAGCTATTCGTCGCTTGGCTCGTCGCGGGGGGGTGAAGCGTATTTCGGGGTTGATTTACGAAGAGACCCGGGGAGTGCTGAAGGTGTTCTTGGAGAACGTGATCCGCGATGCTGTCACTTACACTGAACATGCCAAGCGAAAGACCGTAACGGCCATGGATGTGGTTTATGCTCTGAAGCGCCAGGGTCGTACTCTCTATGGTTTTGGCGGCTAA
- the LOC142070546 gene encoding histone H2B 8 produces the protein MPEPAKSAPAPKKGSKKAVTKTQKKGDKKRRKTRKESYSIYVYKVLKQVHPDTGISSKAMGIMNSFVNDIFERIAGEASRLAHYNKRSTITSREIQTAVRLLLPGELAKHAVSEGTKAVTKYTSSK, from the coding sequence ATGCCTGAGCCGGCGaaatctgctcctgctcccaagAAGGGGTCTAAGAAGGCCGTGACCAAGACCCAGAAGAAGGGAGATAAAAAACGTAGAAAAACTAGGAAGGAAAGTTACTCAATTTACGTGTACAAAGTGTTGAAGCAAGTTCACCCGGACACCGGCATTTCCTCTAAGGCGATGGGCATTATGAACTCCTTTGTAAACGACATTTTCGAACGTATCGCTGGGGAAGCGTCTCGCCTGGCGCATTACAACAAGCGTTCGACCATCACATCCCGAGAGATCCAGACCGCTGTGCGCCTTCTGTTGCCGGGGGAGTTGGCCAAACACGCTGTGTCTGAGGGTACAAAGGCTGTTACCAAGTACACAAGCTCTAAGTAA
- the LOC125630003 gene encoding histone H2A.J yields MSGRGKQGGKVRAKAKSRSSRAGLQFPVGRVHRLLRKGNYAERVGAGAPVYMAAVLEYLTAEILELAGNAARDNKKTRIIPRHLQLAIRNDEELNKLLGKVTIAQGGVLPNIQAVLLPKKTESHKAKSK; encoded by the coding sequence ATGTCGGGCCGAGGGAAACAAGGCGGAAAAGTGAGGGCTAAGGCAAAGTCTCGTTCATCTCGGGCCGGCTTGCAGTTTCCGGTTGGCCGTGTTCATCGGCTTCTCCGGAAGGGTAATTATGCTGAGCGAGTTGGAGCTGGAGCCCCGGTCTATATGGCGGCTGTCTTAGAATATCTGACCGCTGAGATTCTCGAGTTGGCTGGTAACGCTGCTCGGGATAACAAAAAGACTAGGATCATCCCCCGCCATCTGCAGCTCGCCATCCGTAACGACGAGGAGCTCAACAAGCTGCTGGGGAAAGTCACGATCGCTCAAGGGGGTGTCCTGCCCAACATCCAGGCTGTGCTACTGCCTAAGAAAACCGAAAGTCATAAAGCCAAGAGCAAGTAA